A genome region from Cystobacter fuscus DSM 2262 includes the following:
- the cra gene encoding catabolite repressor/activator → MMTLTDIARLAGVSRTTASYVLNGQAEARRISAKTAARVMAVVEHHNFRIDAQAAALRRGASRTLGLIVPDLENVSYARLAKLFEHGARREGYQLLIVGSDDEPHTERELALMLRARRCDALIVASALPPEDTFYAGLMESGTPVIAVDRALNPERFVCVVSENTLAAETLTRSVLHEGSRRVAWLDAVPSLAVTVERREGFRRAVQGQVEHVHEMSGARYDRESGAQMMRELIEKHGLPDALVTCSYTLMQGVLDVLLQFPDGLPRSLRMATFGDDRLLDFLPLRINSLPQRHERIAEVTLARALAAVRGTYTPGCEVVARELKRRD, encoded by the coding sequence ATGATGACATTGACGGACATCGCTCGCCTGGCGGGGGTCTCGCGGACCACGGCCAGCTACGTGCTCAACGGGCAGGCGGAGGCCCGACGCATCAGCGCCAAGACGGCGGCTCGGGTGATGGCGGTGGTCGAGCACCACAACTTTCGCATCGACGCCCAGGCGGCGGCGCTGCGGCGTGGCGCCAGCCGCACCCTGGGCCTCATCGTTCCGGATCTGGAGAACGTGAGCTATGCGCGGCTGGCCAAGCTGTTCGAGCACGGCGCGCGGCGCGAGGGCTACCAGTTGTTGATCGTCGGCTCGGATGACGAGCCGCACACCGAGCGGGAGCTGGCGCTGATGCTGCGCGCGCGGCGCTGTGATGCGCTGATCGTCGCGAGCGCGCTGCCGCCCGAGGACACGTTCTACGCGGGGCTGATGGAGTCGGGCACGCCGGTCATCGCCGTGGACCGGGCGCTCAACCCGGAGCGCTTCGTGTGCGTCGTCAGCGAGAACACCCTGGCGGCCGAGACGCTGACGCGCTCGGTGCTCCACGAGGGCTCGCGGCGCGTGGCCTGGCTGGACGCGGTGCCCTCGCTGGCGGTCACCGTCGAGCGGCGCGAGGGCTTCCGGCGCGCGGTGCAGGGCCAGGTCGAGCACGTGCACGAGATGTCCGGGGCGCGCTACGACCGGGAGAGCGGTGCCCAGATGATGCGCGAGCTGATCGAGAAGCATGGTCTGCCCGACGCGCTCGTCACGTGCTCGTATACGCTGATGCAGGGCGTGCTCGACGTGCTGCTCCAGTTCCCCGACGGCCTGCCCCGGTCGCTGCGGATGGCGACGTTCGGGGATGACCGCCTGCTGGACTTCCTGCCGTTGCGCATCAACTCGCTGCCGCAGCGGCACGAGCGCATCGCCGAGGTGACCCTGGCGCGCGCCCTGGCCGCGGTGCGTGGCACCTACACGCCTGGCTGCGAGGTGGTGGCCCGGGAGCTCAAGCGACGGGACTGA
- the ptsP gene encoding phosphoenolpyruvate--protein phosphotransferase — MLTREDVQLGCHAADWRGALAQAAAALVDAGRVSAEYGEGLLAREAQSSTYLGKGIAIPHGTPESRRYVRSTGVRVLQFPEGVAWHDGSRVNLLVTIAAQSDEHLDILRQLTHVLDREGVAESLARATNPDEVIATLSRQPVTAKLDAQTLSLGLPVKDRWELALAAAARLRHAGCVDAGFVATIAGQPPVSLGQGLWLVVGTSGVRAPALALATPDKPLRDEAGDVAGVFCLAAQGEGHRALLERLDALLAHGEGARLLGLSAEAVLSRLAGESAQAQTARVRLLNAHGLHARPAQALVQVAREQTLPVRVRLLEGNGEAVSTTSLSKVLGLGARRGQTLVFSAEGEGATQAVSALVEAVRGGLGEPVTPLSEASETVPVPLAPRKEPAAAPPVDEPLTAVPAAPGIAIAPAYVLRPPEFRYAERAQDAARERSRLDKALLGARQQLSAMVQRTVGNEVAQIMSIHLEMLGDPALKDPALEAIGEGASAEAGWWQSVETAARAQESLADRLLAERAADLRDVGRRVLGLLCGVELPTPPEHPYILVAEDVGPSDVARLDTAQVRGLVTAKGGATSHSAILARALGIAAVAGAGEGVMALVSGVELIVDGELGRVVAAPSATRRERTERRIAEQETLKQAAHARRHEEARTQDGHRVEVAANLGSTAHAADAVERGAEGVGLLRTEFVFMAHPQEPDLATQIAEYSKAFDALAGRPLVARTLDVGGDKPLSYWPMPQEDNPFLGLRGIRLTLTRPEVLETQLRALLTAAGTRPVRIMFPMVKDLEEFRAGKALFDKVQAQVRASDVQLGVMIEVPSCALLAPTLAKEADFFSIGTNDLTQYTLAIDRGHPQLSAQSDALHPGVLQLIRMTVEAAHAEGRWVGVCGELGSDPQAVPVLVGLGVDELSVSSRRVPLVKARVRELTLSRARELARLALQQPTAAAVREALENA; from the coding sequence ATGCTGACACGAGAGGACGTCCAGCTCGGTTGTCACGCCGCGGACTGGAGGGGGGCCTTGGCTCAAGCAGCGGCGGCACTGGTCGACGCGGGCCGTGTCTCGGCCGAGTACGGCGAGGGGTTGCTCGCCCGTGAGGCCCAGTCCTCCACCTACCTCGGCAAGGGGATCGCCATTCCGCACGGCACGCCGGAGAGCCGCCGCTACGTGCGCTCCACGGGCGTGCGAGTGCTGCAATTTCCCGAGGGCGTGGCGTGGCATGACGGCTCGCGCGTCAACCTGCTGGTGACGATCGCCGCGCAGTCCGACGAGCACCTGGACATCCTGCGCCAGCTCACGCACGTGCTGGACCGGGAAGGCGTGGCCGAGTCGCTGGCGCGCGCGACGAATCCCGACGAGGTCATCGCCACGCTCTCGCGTCAGCCGGTGACGGCGAAGCTCGACGCCCAGACGCTCAGCCTGGGCCTGCCCGTGAAGGACCGGTGGGAGCTGGCGCTCGCCGCCGCGGCGCGGCTGCGCCACGCGGGCTGCGTGGACGCGGGCTTCGTGGCCACCATCGCCGGGCAGCCCCCCGTGTCGCTCGGCCAGGGACTGTGGCTCGTGGTGGGCACCTCGGGCGTGCGCGCCCCCGCGCTCGCGCTGGCCACGCCGGACAAGCCCCTCCGGGATGAGGCCGGAGACGTGGCGGGCGTCTTCTGCCTCGCCGCCCAGGGCGAGGGGCATCGCGCCCTGCTCGAGCGGCTCGATGCGCTGCTCGCCCACGGCGAGGGCGCGCGGCTGCTCGGGCTGTCCGCGGAGGCCGTCCTGTCGCGGCTCGCGGGCGAGTCCGCCCAGGCGCAAACGGCCCGCGTCCGTCTGCTCAACGCGCATGGGTTGCACGCCCGGCCCGCCCAGGCGCTCGTCCAGGTGGCGCGGGAGCAGACGCTGCCCGTGCGCGTCCGCCTGCTGGAGGGCAACGGTGAGGCGGTCTCCACGACGAGCCTGAGCAAGGTGCTCGGCCTGGGAGCACGCCGCGGCCAGACGCTCGTGTTCTCCGCCGAGGGCGAAGGTGCCACCCAGGCGGTCTCCGCCCTGGTGGAGGCGGTGCGCGGCGGGCTCGGGGAGCCGGTGACGCCCCTGAGCGAGGCGAGCGAGACCGTGCCCGTACCTCTCGCCCCCCGGAAGGAGCCCGCCGCCGCGCCGCCCGTGGATGAGCCCCTGACGGCCGTGCCCGCCGCGCCCGGCATCGCGATCGCGCCCGCCTACGTGCTGCGGCCCCCGGAGTTCCGCTACGCCGAGCGCGCCCAGGACGCGGCGCGCGAGCGGAGCCGGCTGGACAAGGCCCTGCTCGGCGCGCGGCAGCAGCTCTCCGCGATGGTGCAGCGCACCGTGGGCAACGAGGTCGCTCAAATCATGTCCATCCACCTGGAGATGCTGGGGGACCCGGCCCTGAAGGATCCAGCGCTGGAGGCCATCGGCGAAGGCGCTTCGGCGGAGGCCGGTTGGTGGCAGTCCGTCGAGACCGCGGCGCGCGCCCAGGAGTCGCTGGCGGATCGCCTGCTGGCCGAGCGCGCCGCGGACCTGCGCGACGTGGGCCGGCGCGTGCTCGGACTGTTGTGCGGGGTGGAACTGCCCACGCCCCCCGAGCACCCCTACATCCTCGTGGCCGAGGACGTGGGGCCCTCGGACGTGGCCCGGCTGGACACCGCCCAGGTGCGTGGCCTCGTCACCGCGAAGGGTGGAGCCACCTCGCACAGCGCCATCCTCGCCCGGGCGCTCGGCATCGCCGCCGTGGCGGGCGCGGGCGAGGGCGTCATGGCGCTCGTGTCCGGCGTGGAGCTGATCGTCGACGGAGAGCTGGGCCGGGTGGTCGCCGCGCCGAGCGCCACGCGCCGCGAGCGCACCGAGCGGCGCATCGCGGAGCAGGAGACGCTCAAGCAGGCGGCCCACGCGCGGCGCCACGAGGAGGCGCGTACCCAGGACGGGCACCGCGTGGAGGTGGCCGCCAACCTGGGCAGCACCGCGCACGCCGCGGATGCCGTGGAGCGCGGCGCCGAGGGCGTGGGCCTGTTGCGCACCGAGTTCGTCTTCATGGCGCACCCCCAGGAGCCCGACCTGGCGACGCAGATCGCCGAGTACAGCAAGGCCTTCGACGCGCTCGCGGGCCGGCCGCTCGTGGCGCGCACGCTCGACGTGGGTGGAGACAAGCCCTTGTCCTACTGGCCCATGCCCCAGGAGGACAACCCGTTCCTCGGCCTGCGCGGCATCCGCCTGACGCTCACCCGGCCCGAGGTGCTGGAGACCCAGTTGCGCGCCCTGCTCACCGCGGCGGGGACGCGCCCGGTGCGCATCATGTTTCCCATGGTGAAGGACCTCGAGGAGTTCCGCGCGGGCAAGGCCCTCTTCGACAAGGTGCAGGCCCAGGTGCGAGCGTCCGACGTGCAGCTCGGCGTGATGATCGAGGTGCCCTCGTGCGCGCTGCTCGCCCCGACGCTCGCGAAGGAAGCGGACTTCTTCTCCATCGGCACCAACGATCTCACCCAGTACACACTCGCCATCGACCGCGGCCACCCGCAACTGTCCGCGCAATCCGACGCGCTCCACCCCGGCGTGCTCCAGCTCATCCGCATGACGGTCGAGGCCGCCCATGCCGAGGGCCGCTGGGTGGGCGTGTGCGGCGAGCTCGGCTCGGATCCCCAGGCCGTGCCCGTGCTGGTGGGCCTGGGCGTGGACGAGCTGTCCGTGAGCAGCCGCCGCGTGCCCCTCGTGAAGGCCCGTGTCCGTGAATTGACCCTGTCCCGAGCGCGCGAGCTGGCGCGACTCGCCCTCCAACAACCCACCGCCGCGGCCGTCCGCGAAGCCCTGGAGAACGCGTGA
- the pfkB gene encoding 1-phosphofructokinase produces MARILTLTLNPALDLTVRAGGTLRLGEVNRTESTRIDAAGKGINVARVLARLGHDVTVSGLLGANNETDFVRAFDSCGLRDAFIRVPGETRINIKLSEAGGRVTDLNGPGLRIPASALQALFARLDTLLDTGLDAVVISGSLPQGVPVSTPADLITRIRERQVPVWLDTSGAALVAGLAARPSGVKPNDLELADWAGHPLDTYEARLRAARRLHDEGIADVLLSLGSEGVLWASDGAALTATPPPVSVVSTVGAGDTLLAGTLHGVLSGWPRERVLRFATALAAESVRHIGVGEPDAVDFEQLHQHTLVQSLSAEPSARETHP; encoded by the coding sequence ATGGCACGCATCCTCACCCTCACCCTCAATCCCGCCCTCGATCTGACCGTCCGCGCCGGAGGCACCCTGCGGCTCGGCGAGGTCAACCGCACCGAGAGCACCCGCATCGATGCCGCCGGCAAGGGCATCAACGTGGCGCGCGTGCTCGCCAGGCTCGGCCACGACGTCACCGTCTCCGGCCTGCTCGGCGCCAACAACGAGACGGACTTCGTGCGCGCCTTCGACTCCTGTGGCCTGCGCGACGCGTTCATCCGCGTGCCGGGCGAGACGCGCATCAACATCAAGCTGTCCGAGGCCGGCGGGCGCGTCACCGACCTCAATGGTCCCGGCCTGCGCATCCCCGCCTCCGCGCTGCAGGCCCTGTTCGCGCGGCTGGACACGCTGTTGGACACCGGGCTCGACGCCGTCGTCATCTCCGGCAGCCTGCCGCAGGGCGTCCCCGTGTCGACCCCCGCGGACCTCATCACCCGTATCCGCGAGCGCCAGGTGCCGGTCTGGCTCGACACCAGCGGAGCGGCCCTCGTGGCCGGACTCGCCGCGCGGCCCTCGGGCGTCAAACCCAATGATCTCGAGCTGGCCGACTGGGCGGGGCATCCGCTCGACACGTACGAGGCCCGGCTCCGGGCGGCGCGGCGGCTCCATGACGAGGGCATCGCGGACGTGCTCCTGTCCCTGGGCTCCGAGGGCGTGCTCTGGGCGTCGGACGGCGCGGCCCTGACCGCCACGCCCCCTCCGGTCTCCGTCGTCAGCACCGTGGGCGCGGGGGACACCCTGCTGGCCGGCACGCTGCATGGCGTGTTGTCCGGCTGGCCCCGCGAGCGCGTCCTGCGCTTCGCCACGGCGCTCGCCGCCGAGTCCGTGCGGCACATCGGCGTCGGCGAGCCCGACGCCGTGGACTTCGAGCAGCTCCACCAACACACCCTCGTCCAGAGCCTGTCCGCGGAGCCGAGCGCCAGGGAGACGCACCCATGA
- a CDS encoding PTS fructose-like transporter subunit IIB has translation MNVILITACPSGVATTFLAARGLERAAAQRGWKTSVEMHGQLAPLVPVDAATLQAAQLVVVAASAPVDLARFAGKRVFQAPISEALPDPRAFLTRAEAEARPWSPTVPANNVPPMPAATAGSPRIVAVTACPTGVAHTFMAAEALLQAGRGLGYPLRVETQGSVGAQDALTAEEIRAADVVILACDIEVDPSRFVGKRVFRTSTGAALKKSTQTIREALDKATVLEGAQGERAAAPAGKSGQRGPYRHLLTGVSFMLPMVVAGGLIIALSFVFGIEAFKEKGTLAAALMDIGGGAAFKLMVPLLAGYIAYSIADRPGIAPGMVGGYLASTLGAGFLGGIAAGFVAGYGAQALSRYVKLPASMEALKPILIIPLVASLVTGLVMIYVIGTPVAALLSSVTTFLKTMNTGNALILGALLGAMMCFDLGGPINKAAYAFGVGLISENTYGPMAAIMAAGMVPPIGMGIASLLARSKFSEPERDAGKAALALGLCFISEGAIPFMAKDPLRVIPVSVLGGAITGAMSMFFGVQLMAPHGGLFVLLIPHAVNHVLIYLLSIVTGSLVIGVGYALVKTGKAELPGATKESSPVVGKSGAAVGSS, from the coding sequence ATGAACGTGATTCTCATCACGGCCTGCCCCAGCGGCGTGGCCACGACCTTCCTGGCGGCGCGGGGGCTCGAGCGCGCCGCGGCCCAGCGTGGCTGGAAGACGTCCGTGGAGATGCACGGCCAGCTCGCGCCGCTCGTCCCCGTCGACGCGGCCACCCTCCAGGCCGCCCAACTGGTCGTCGTCGCGGCGAGCGCTCCGGTGGACCTCGCGCGCTTCGCGGGCAAGCGCGTCTTCCAGGCACCCATCTCGGAGGCGCTGCCCGACCCGCGCGCCTTCCTCACCCGCGCCGAGGCCGAGGCCCGGCCGTGGAGCCCCACGGTCCCCGCCAACAACGTGCCCCCGATGCCGGCGGCCACCGCGGGCTCGCCGCGCATCGTCGCCGTCACCGCCTGTCCCACGGGCGTGGCCCACACCTTCATGGCGGCCGAGGCGCTGCTGCAGGCCGGACGGGGACTCGGCTATCCGCTGCGCGTGGAGACCCAGGGCTCGGTGGGGGCGCAGGACGCGCTCACGGCGGAGGAGATCCGCGCGGCGGACGTGGTCATCCTCGCCTGTGACATCGAGGTGGACCCCTCGCGCTTCGTGGGCAAGCGCGTCTTTCGCACCTCCACGGGCGCCGCGCTCAAGAAGTCCACGCAGACGATCCGCGAGGCCCTGGACAAGGCCACGGTGCTCGAGGGCGCCCAGGGCGAGCGGGCCGCGGCCCCCGCCGGGAAGAGCGGCCAGCGCGGACCCTACCGGCACCTGCTCACGGGCGTGTCGTTCATGCTCCCCATGGTCGTCGCGGGTGGCCTGATCATCGCGCTGTCCTTCGTCTTCGGCATCGAGGCCTTCAAGGAGAAGGGCACGCTGGCGGCGGCGCTGATGGACATTGGCGGGGGCGCGGCGTTCAAGCTGATGGTGCCGCTGCTCGCGGGCTACATCGCGTACTCCATCGCGGACCGGCCCGGCATCGCGCCCGGCATGGTGGGCGGCTATCTGGCGAGTACCCTGGGCGCCGGCTTCCTCGGAGGCATCGCCGCGGGCTTCGTCGCGGGCTATGGGGCCCAGGCCCTGAGCCGCTACGTCAAGCTGCCCGCCAGCATGGAGGCGCTCAAGCCCATCCTCATCATCCCCCTGGTGGCGAGCCTCGTCACCGGACTGGTGATGATCTACGTCATCGGCACGCCCGTGGCCGCGCTCCTCTCGTCCGTCACCACGTTCCTCAAGACGATGAACACCGGCAACGCGCTCATCCTGGGGGCGCTGCTGGGCGCGATGATGTGCTTCGACCTGGGCGGCCCCATCAACAAGGCGGCGTATGCCTTTGGCGTGGGCCTCATCTCGGAGAACACCTACGGCCCCATGGCCGCCATCATGGCCGCCGGCATGGTGCCGCCCATCGGCATGGGCATCGCGAGCCTGCTCGCCCGCAGCAAGTTCTCCGAGCCGGAGCGCGACGCGGGCAAGGCGGCGCTGGCGCTGGGCCTGTGCTTCATCTCCGAGGGCGCCATCCCCTTCATGGCCAAGGATCCCTTGCGCGTGATTCCCGTCAGCGTGCTCGGGGGCGCCATCACCGGAGCCATGTCCATGTTCTTCGGCGTCCAGCTCATGGCGCCCCACGGGGGGCTCTTCGTGCTGCTCATCCCCCACGCGGTGAACCACGTGCTCATCTACCTGCTGTCCATCGTCACGGGCTCGCTCGTCATCGGCGTCGGCTACGCGCTGGTGAAGACGGGCAAGGCGGAGCTGCCCGGAGCCACGAAGGAGTCCTCCCCGGTCGTGGGCAAGAGCGGCGCGGCGGTCGGCTCGAGTTGA
- the qatA gene encoding Qat anti-phage system ATPase QatA encodes MLLTDNETKVDLLNNEAIAATIVTLLRDRPDRPVTIGVHGDWGAGKSSILEMIETGLEEQDGVLCLKFNGWRFQGFEDAKIALIEGIVTALIEKRPMLNKAVGAVKDVFKRIDWLKLAKKGGGLAWTAFTGIPTPEQIQAVVATVEGLLADPMKLATKENVESALGGVKSLLKPETETKNVPEEVHAFHEAFDKLLKAASVKQLVVLIDDLDRCLPDTAIETLEAIRLFVFTERTAFIVAADEAMIEYAVRKHFPDLPDTTGPRDYARNYLEKLIQVPFRIPALGETETRVYVTLLLIGAELGENDEGYEKLIIAAREKLKRPWESTGLDAATVNEVLGARAAQAHNALTLSDQIGPILATGAKGNPRLIKRFLNTLLLRQSTAEARGFGSEVKLPVLAKLMLAERFQSRLFDQIASAAAAHPKGRCEDLAAIETMVEDEQLRNATASAEKSTSKKQSGDGNSKKPSGDGKDGVKFEVMAKPTAESAVLSEWLASEPVRAWARVRPSLADVDLRPYLFVTKDRKDYFGAASALGHLAPLVEQLLGPKLMVQARESDLRQITLPEAARIFEALRSRIMGDDSFDQEPPGVAGLTVLVRTHPVLQSNLLDFLEALPRERCGVWPVKGWEGIIKDGDAIARLDKLLAEWSAMPKNSFLKSAAANALRARRGGR; translated from the coding sequence ATGCTTCTGACCGACAACGAGACCAAGGTTGACCTCCTCAACAACGAGGCGATCGCGGCGACCATCGTCACGCTGCTACGGGACCGCCCAGACCGCCCGGTGACTATCGGCGTGCACGGGGATTGGGGTGCTGGCAAATCGAGCATTTTGGAGATGATCGAGACCGGGCTTGAAGAGCAAGATGGTGTGCTTTGCTTGAAGTTCAACGGGTGGCGCTTCCAAGGGTTCGAAGACGCGAAAATTGCGCTTATTGAGGGCATCGTCACTGCCCTCATCGAGAAGCGGCCGATGCTGAACAAGGCCGTTGGCGCTGTTAAGGACGTGTTCAAGCGAATCGATTGGCTCAAGCTCGCCAAGAAAGGTGGCGGCCTCGCTTGGACTGCATTCACCGGGATTCCCACCCCAGAGCAGATCCAAGCGGTCGTCGCCACCGTTGAGGGGCTGCTCGCTGATCCGATGAAGCTTGCGACCAAGGAGAACGTGGAGTCCGCGCTGGGGGGCGTGAAGTCTCTCCTTAAGCCTGAGACTGAAACCAAGAATGTGCCCGAGGAGGTTCACGCGTTCCACGAGGCATTCGACAAGCTCCTCAAAGCAGCTAGCGTCAAGCAACTCGTGGTCCTCATTGATGATCTCGACCGCTGCTTGCCCGACACGGCAATAGAGACGCTCGAAGCTATCCGTCTCTTCGTCTTCACCGAGAGAACTGCTTTCATCGTCGCTGCTGACGAGGCCATGATTGAGTACGCTGTGCGAAAGCACTTCCCCGATCTGCCCGACACAACAGGTCCGCGCGATTATGCCCGGAACTATCTCGAAAAGCTCATCCAAGTTCCTTTTCGCATTCCGGCACTGGGCGAGACCGAGACGCGCGTTTATGTTACCTTGCTACTTATTGGGGCCGAACTGGGCGAAAACGATGAGGGTTACGAGAAACTCATCATCGCCGCACGCGAAAAGCTAAAGCGTCCATGGGAATCTACGGGGTTGGATGCAGCGACGGTCAATGAGGTCCTGGGAGCAAGAGCAGCGCAGGCGCACAATGCACTCACTTTGAGTGATCAAATTGGTCCCATTCTCGCTACCGGCGCGAAGGGCAACCCTCGACTGATTAAACGCTTCCTCAATACCTTGCTGTTGCGCCAGAGCACGGCAGAAGCCCGGGGATTTGGAAGCGAGGTAAAACTCCCAGTCTTGGCTAAGCTGATGCTGGCCGAACGATTTCAATCGCGCCTTTTTGACCAGATTGCCAGTGCAGCTGCAGCCCATCCCAAGGGGCGCTGTGAAGATCTTGCTGCCATTGAGACGATGGTGGAGGACGAGCAGTTGCGGAATGCCACTGCTTCCGCCGAGAAGTCCACCTCCAAGAAGCAATCGGGAGATGGCAACTCCAAGAAGCCATCGGGAGATGGCAAAGATGGGGTCAAATTTGAGGTAATGGCGAAGCCGACAGCGGAAAGTGCCGTGCTAAGCGAGTGGCTGGCATCGGAGCCAGTTCGAGCATGGGCCCGTGTCCGTCCTTCACTCGCCGACGTGGATTTGAGGCCCTATCTGTTCGTCACGAAGGACCGAAAGGACTACTTCGGTGCTGCCTCCGCACTAGGTCATTTGGCGCCTCTTGTCGAGCAACTCCTCGGACCAAAGCTGATGGTCCAAGCTCGCGAGTCCGATCTGAGGCAGATTACCCTGCCAGAAGCAGCACGGATATTCGAAGCACTGCGGAGTCGAATCATGGGAGACGACTCATTCGATCAGGAACCTCCTGGTGTCGCTGGGCTTACAGTGCTGGTACGCACGCATCCAGTGCTTCAGAGTAACCTCCTCGACTTCCTTGAAGCGCTTCCTCGGGAGCGATGTGGGGTTTGGCCGGTCAAGGGCTGGGAGGGCATCATCAAGGACGGTGATGCGATTGCGAGGCTCGACAAGTTGCTCGCGGAGTGGTCAGCGATGCCGAAGAACAGCTTCCTCAAGTCGGCTGCTGCGAACGCACTTCGAGCCCGTCGCGGAGGTCGTTGA
- the qatB gene encoding Qat anti-phage system associated protein QatB, translating into MGTSNAYGGPGGGTPLVPTWLEPTGGGVPNASDGTPPSAIPPAASLPPGGPLEPGTSPTVPAAPPALPALPPTPTPSRFSTARSNFSRFARSGGSDRASLGRAVSGYVANASGGARQAARRMGSARAAGTRLLGFLSDAQARGAREALRALNLESLVGRPLEDVFLGLTDYVCPSSGTVDAGIARDAFIETIAELAKSGITDLDALTSEQMQTVFELYATHAIEARLCNDIGTKVVTLPNDIRAAKQVQEQLKDYIRRGVSDALAASQAAFQELTPERAQSFVDSVYEAAFDILRTMGEAEEET; encoded by the coding sequence ATGGGGACCTCGAATGCCTATGGTGGCCCCGGTGGCGGCACTCCGCTTGTGCCGACTTGGTTGGAACCCACTGGCGGGGGAGTTCCGAACGCATCTGACGGTACGCCGCCTTCTGCGATTCCGCCTGCAGCGTCCCTACCTCCTGGAGGGCCACTGGAGCCAGGCACAAGCCCGACAGTTCCTGCGGCGCCGCCTGCCCTACCGGCCCTTCCGCCCACTCCCACACCTAGCCGCTTCAGCACAGCGCGGAGCAATTTCTCGCGGTTTGCCCGTTCAGGAGGAAGTGATCGGGCAAGCCTCGGCCGTGCCGTCTCGGGGTATGTCGCGAACGCTTCTGGGGGCGCGCGCCAAGCCGCGCGGCGCATGGGATCCGCGCGAGCTGCTGGCACACGGCTGCTCGGCTTTCTGTCAGATGCGCAAGCCCGCGGTGCGCGTGAGGCGCTTCGGGCCCTTAATCTCGAAAGTCTCGTAGGCCGTCCTCTTGAAGACGTTTTCCTCGGACTCACAGATTATGTATGTCCGAGCAGCGGGACCGTAGATGCCGGGATTGCTCGCGACGCATTCATCGAAACCATCGCCGAGCTTGCCAAGTCCGGCATCACAGACCTTGATGCGCTAACGTCCGAGCAGATGCAGACTGTGTTCGAACTGTACGCGACCCATGCTATTGAAGCTCGCCTTTGCAACGACATCGGCACGAAGGTAGTCACGTTGCCAAACGATATCCGTGCTGCCAAGCAGGTCCAGGAACAGCTTAAAGACTACATCCGTCGCGGTGTCAGCGATGCGCTAGCAGCATCTCAAGCAGCCTTTCAGGAGCTAACGCCCGAGCGAGCGCAGAGCTTTGTCGACAGCGTGTACGAGGCTGCATTCGACATCCTTCGGACGATGGGTGAAGCGGAGGAGGAGACGTGA
- the qatC gene encoding Qat anti-phage system QueC-like protein QatC, translating into MRRHVLVGRFGPDDNIKVPTATDEVTTQLDLAPSGEDFDYGLGHALDDIKSLGVYPSEVGFDLLVLASLVHAADTRIARATESQDSWTREIRLVVPVSAPDRWISVEPVIKRMLDFLTGDRWTLGFRSRPSSFTETLPVRSPELNAPSYDSVSLFSGGLDSLIGAIDLIENGRSPLFISHAGESATSAAQSTCFDALKDHYTDRTFARLRVWMSFPADFVKGVGTEDTTRGRSFLFFAIGAFAGSGLNRSFTLLVPENGLIALNVPLDVLRLGSLSTRTTHPFYMARWNELLSGLGINGRVQNPYWDKTKGEMAEGCANAALLKQLVPASLSCSSPSKARWRQGRSVEHCGYCLPCLIRRAALEHALGQGNDPTPYTVPDLKKRPLNTTQAEGQQVRSFQLAIDRLRKKPDLAKLLIHKPGPLSDETSHLLALADVYLRGMEEVGRLIAGVKTRPH; encoded by the coding sequence GTGAGACGTCATGTTCTTGTGGGGCGTTTTGGTCCCGACGACAACATCAAGGTTCCGACTGCAACTGATGAGGTCACAACGCAGCTCGACCTTGCTCCTTCAGGAGAAGATTTCGACTACGGGCTTGGACACGCGCTGGACGACATCAAGTCATTGGGCGTCTACCCGTCTGAGGTGGGCTTCGACCTTCTCGTCCTTGCCTCACTTGTGCATGCTGCGGACACGCGCATCGCGCGCGCAACTGAGTCCCAGGACTCATGGACGCGCGAAATCCGACTTGTCGTTCCGGTGAGTGCCCCCGACCGATGGATATCTGTCGAGCCAGTCATCAAACGAATGCTCGACTTCCTCACAGGCGACCGCTGGACGCTCGGATTCCGCTCACGGCCCAGCTCTTTTACAGAGACGCTCCCTGTGCGGTCGCCCGAACTCAATGCTCCTTCTTATGACTCCGTGAGTCTATTCTCGGGAGGACTCGATAGCCTCATCGGTGCCATCGATTTGATTGAGAACGGAAGAAGTCCTCTGTTCATCAGCCACGCGGGCGAGAGCGCAACGAGCGCAGCTCAGAGTACATGCTTTGACGCCCTGAAGGATCACTATACGGATCGGACTTTTGCGCGTCTGCGTGTGTGGATGAGCTTCCCTGCGGATTTCGTAAAGGGCGTTGGGACGGAGGATACTACGCGCGGTCGCTCTTTCTTGTTCTTCGCCATTGGAGCCTTTGCTGGGAGCGGACTCAATCGTTCCTTCACTTTGCTGGTTCCAGAGAACGGGCTCATTGCCCTTAACGTACCTCTCGATGTGCTGCGCCTCGGCTCGCTCAGCACTCGGACAACTCACCCCTTCTACATGGCGAGATGGAATGAGCTCCTGTCTGGGCTCGGCATTAACGGGCGAGTTCAAAATCCGTACTGGGACAAAACTAAGGGGGAGATGGCTGAGGGATGCGCGAATGCGGCGCTCCTCAAGCAGCTTGTGCCCGCCTCGCTCTCTTGCTCCTCACCGAGCAAGGCGCGTTGGCGGCAAGGGCGCAGCGTCGAGCACTGCGGCTATTGCTTGCCTTGCCTTATCCGACGTGCGGCCCTCGAGCATGCACTCGGGCAGGGTAATGACCCCACGCCATACACAGTGCCTGACCTCAAAAAAAGACCGTTGAACACGACACAGGCGGAAGGCCAGCAAGTGCGCTCTTTCCAACTGGCAATTGACAGGCTGCGGAAGAAACCAGACTTGGCGAAGCTTCTCATTCACAAGCCTGGCCCGCTCTCAGATGAAACGTCGCACCTTCTCGCACTCGCGGACGTTTATCTCCGTGGTATGGAAGAGGTGGGTCGTTTGATTGCCGGTGTGAAGACGCGACCACACTAA